In Spiroplasma floricola 23-6, the DNA window TTGAGAATTTTGAATTAAAAGTAAATCGAGAAATAAAAGATATAATTGTAAATTCAGTTTCTGAAGAAAGTTATACATTAATAAAAAATAGTTTCTCAAATGCTATATTTTTTAAACCTAATTACAAAACTTTTGGTACTTTTATTCCCTTTGAATTTAATGAAAATTTTAATGAAAAGGAAAATAATTATTTAGAAAGAATAAAAAATATATTTAAAAAAATAAATGTAACTTTTAAAATTGAAAATTATAAAATATCTGTAAAATTAAAATCAGTTTGATCATATTATGGTTTACATTCTAATAATTTAGATACTTTATTAGAATATAATAGACACGTTGCCAATGATTTTTTATTAACTTATCATGATAAAAATATTATTGTAAATCCTATGGAAATTTTAAAAGAAAAAAATCAAAATAAAAAAATGCTTTCATTGAATGAGGTAGCTAATTTAAATCAATTTGTAACTTTATTTGAACCAATATTTTCTATAGAACAAAAGGATTTTACTTCATATTTTTTAAATGGTATGATTGATGGAATTGAAATAGATTCTGAATTATTTGATAAAAAAAATCAACTTATTTCAGATATGGGATTATCAACTTTATTTTTAAGATACACTTCATTTCAATCTTTAAAAAAGTTATCAAAGCAAAATAATCTTGTTAAGGAAAAATCTATTTTTATAGATTATGATAGCAATTATTTGTCAAATGAAAACTTTGATACAAATGAATTTTTATTAAAACTAAAAAACTTAAAAATAGACTTATCAAAATTAATATTAAACTTTAATTTAAATAAAGAAATTGATAATCAAAAGTTATTGGAGAAAAATATTCAAAAATTAAAAAAACATTTAATTAGAATATCTGTTTCAAACTTTGGCTCATTAAAAACAGACTTTTCTTTAATTAGTTTATATAAGCCTGAATTTATTTTTTTAGAAAAAGAAATTTCAAAAAAAATAAATTATATTAAAGAAAATGAAAATATAGTATTGGAAAGTATTAAAATTGCGAATAAAATAGAAGCAAAG includes these proteins:
- a CDS encoding EAL domain-containing protein codes for the protein MNIVSILIACFSYTTIIAMCYTIFWGLTRHLFTKLKIYYEIFLGFVLGFISTFSIILINLLSGNSSNLGLTILMPTFLYWVAIIFISTFSSIGILTCNILNLVLFSSLFGEYFGKPTDTWTITMLTIAYTVPLLNYLISTFWKKISNWSNWSITTIILLLVGLIWNLFRIKTPQDLPNLANLLFWLGSGYLAYAYITLINQIYLHALKLQNIVRYDNLYYLNFSSAHEQILNKIQEDKIKYGIYLTYFISDFENFELKVNREIKDIIVNSVSEESYTLIKNSFSNAIFFKPNYKTFGTFIPFEFNENFNEKENNYLERIKNIFKKINVTFKIENYKISVKLKSVWSYYGLHSNNLDTLLEYNRHVANDFLLTYHDKNIIVNPMEILKEKNQNKKMLSLNEVANLNQFVTLFEPIFSIEQKDFTSYFLNGMIDGIEIDSELFDKKNQLISDMGLSTLFLRYTSFQSLKKLSKQNNLVKEKSIFIDYDSNYLSNENFDTNEFLLKLKNLKIDLSKLILNFNLNKEIDNQKLLEKNIQKLKKHLIRISVSNFGSLKTDFSLISLYKPEFIFLEKEISKKINYIKENENIVLESIKIANKIEAKLIATSVNSYIVYKHLRFLGIKMFTGELIGSSIEPKEIISEELKYLLNK